A genomic segment from Chanos chanos chromosome 2, fChaCha1.1, whole genome shotgun sequence encodes:
- the LOC115804856 gene encoding hyaluronidase-5-like — MFSSCSQRLANLIHLIILAVHHCTAITTSPPLKPGYPFLFTWNAPTELCQSRFGINLDLSHFQLVSSTLKSATNQSISIFYTDRFGLFPYVDEETEKLYDEGLPQRIDFQEHRELAEDDILFYIPDNQPGLAVLDFEEWRPQWIRNWGSKEIYRDLSVKFIMQKNMSISFERAEDLAREVFERAAKKYFLRSLRLGQTLRPSRRWGYYLYPDCYNYDYNSDMDGFTGECPEIEKKRNNNLLWLWEQSTALFPSIYLEQALRESHKATLYVRHRIQEAMRVSRLPNSTRSIPIYAYIRPLFKDNDMVYMSEYDLVNTIGEAAALGAAGVISWGDMNITESEASCSRARRHLEKTMNRYILNVTTATQLCSKALCQSEGRCIRKIWDRSDYLHLDPQRYRIRFDNTGQLFVKGQLSQEDIDWFAKRFDCLCYSEQNCLSPLVLNAVSNFVHSDGSSSSPTPVLLILVASALWTAVLQV; from the exons ATGTTCTCTTCCTGCAGTCAGCGCTTGGCGAATTTGATTCATCTGATAATTTTAGCGGTCCATCATTGTACAGCAATAACGACTAGCCCGCCTTTGAAGCCAGGCTATCCTTTTCTGTTCACGTGGAATGCTCCAACAGAACTCTGCCAGAGTCGCTTTGGCATCAACTTAGACCTCTCCCACTTTCAGTTAGTGAGTAGCACCTTGAAGAGTGCCACTAACCAGAGCATTTCCATTTTCTACACTGACCGCTTCGGTCTATTCCCCTACGTGGATGAAGAAACCGAGAAGCTCTATGATGAGGGACTGCCGCAGCGCATCGATTTCCAGGAGCATCGCGAGCTGGCCGAGGATGACATTCTCTTCTACATCCCTGACAACCAGCCTGGGCTTGCCGTACTGGACTTCGAGGAGTGGCGACCCCAGTGGATCCGAAACTGGGGCAGTAAAGAGATTTACCGTGACTTGTCCGTCAAGTTCATCATGCAGAAAAATATGTCCATATCATTTGAAAGGGCAGAGGACTTGGCAAGAGAGGTGTTTGAAAGGGCAGCAAAAAAGTACTTTCTTAGATCTTTGAGGCTGGGTCAAACCCTGAGACCCTCTCGTCGTTGGGGTTACTATCTCTACCCTGACTGTTATAATTATGACTATAACAGTGACATGGATGGTTTCACCGGAGAATGCCCAGAGATTGAGAAGAAGAGGAATAATAACCTGCTTTGGCTTTGGGAGCAGTCCACTGCTCTCTTCCCCTCCATTTACCTGGAACAAGCTCTGAGGGAGTCCCACAAGGCCACGCTGTATGTCCGACATCGCATCCAAGAGGCCATGAGAGTTTCCAGGCTCCCTAACAGCACCCGCTCCATCCCCATCTATGCTTACATCCGGCCTCTGTTCAAAGACAATGATATGGTCTACATGTCAGAA TATGACCTGGTGAACACTATCGGAGAGGCAGCCGCTTTAGGTGCCGCTGGTGTGATTTCCTGGGGTGACATGAATATCACAGAATCAGAG GCATCCTGCTCCAGAGCTAGACGTCATCTGGAGAAAACAATGAACCGCTATATCCTTAACGTCACCACGGCAACCCAGTTGTGCAGCAAAGCCCTGTGTCAGTCTGAGGGCCGGTGCATTAGGAAGATTTGGGACAGGAGTGATTACCTCCATCTGGACCCACAACGGTACCGCATTCGTTTTGACAACACCGGCCAGCTGTTTGTGAAAGGTCAGCTCTCTCAGGAAGACATTGACTGGTTTGCCAAGAGGTTTGATTGTCTCTGTTACTCTGAGCAGAACTGTCTGTCCCCTCTTGTCTTGAACGCCGTCTCCAATTTTGTCCATAGTGACGGATCCTCTTCATCCCCTACACCAGTCTTACTGATCTTAGTAGCATCCGCTCTGTGGACAGCTGTGCTGCAGGTTTAG